The proteins below are encoded in one region of Dioscorea cayenensis subsp. rotundata cultivar TDr96_F1 chromosome 18, TDr96_F1_v2_PseudoChromosome.rev07_lg8_w22 25.fasta, whole genome shotgun sequence:
- the LOC120282945 gene encoding LOW QUALITY PROTEIN: telomere repeat-binding protein 2-like (The sequence of the model RefSeq protein was modified relative to this genomic sequence to represent the inferred CDS: deleted 2 bases in 1 codon), producing MVLKKRLGYDFNGFHVPPMLQVPKSAKGKRSVRKKVDDNQMCAFDLLATVADELLVGKYSLSPQKIVTGTSCPTSNSTPQNGKLFEEKPFTDEGFEQGSFCQSALDLKDSQLGENCPLRKQCSLKDPVQLNLKSSALVGTKNSTESPSVEDCIPLNSSFRRQRDNMELPVDRDDDENYSRCTNHSTITSKAFRPQQRIGNRVRQLLAAKFSRVNPMISKNGEPPYNDVGKNAVFNSKRICYKRRRTQRCPLKRRRHFDKRSIYYGAVRANRLSPIVASHRSLEESENYHGKLSIKSFKVPELLIEIPETATIASLKGRVMEAVTAILGGGVRVGVRLQGKKVRDDSKTLFQAGIYHGNKWGKLGFALEPTNSTAAQLQAASSDEPCGVIPCNPTEQLTRADPFFILTQVSLVFLWLFSSSPPPSVAPAHPGLELPLSSVVNSPESDHDSSLSLVAASWDKTSADSRALIPTPVLSNGGLSMTSIQNPKRSELAHRRLRRPFSVSEVEALVQAVERLGTGRWRDVKICAFDNANHRTYVDLKDKWKTLVHTAGISPQQRRGEPVPQKLLDRVLIADAYWSHQQRFKLPVKPPPTDACM from the exons ATGGTGTTGAAGAAGAGGTTGGGATATGATTTCAATGGCTTTCATGTGCCTCCGATGCTCCAAGTTCCAAAATCAGCAaag GGGAAGCGTTCCGTCAGGAAGAAGGTTGATGACAATCAGATGTGCGCGTTTGACTTGCTTGCGACAGTGGCAGATGAATTGTTAGTGGGGAAATACAGTCTTTCACCACAGAAAATCGTCACTGGAACTTCCTGCCCTACCTCAAACAGTACCCCTCAAAATGGAAAGCTTTTTGAAGAGAAACCGTTTACAGATGAAGGTTTTGAGCAGGGAAGTTTCTGTCAGAGTGCATTGGATTTGAAGGATTCCCAACTCGGGGAGAATTGTCCTTTGAGGAAGCAATGCAGTTTGAAGGATCCAGTGCAACTGAATTTGAAATCTTCTGCCTTGGTTGGCACAAAAAACAGCACTGAATCACCTTCTGTTGAGGATTGCATTCCTCTTAATAGTTCCTTCCGTAGACAACGGGATAATATGGAACTACCTGTAGATAGAGATGATGACGAAAACTATTCCAGGTGCACTAACCACAGCACCATTACTTCCAAGGCCTTTAGGCCACAGCAGCGTATAGGAAATAGAGTAAGACAGTTACTGGCTGCAAAATTTTCAAGAGTTAACCCCATGATATCAAAGAATGGAGAGCCTCCTTACAATG ATGTAGGTAAGAATGCGGTGTTTAACAGTAAGAGAATATGTTATAAACGCCGAAGGACTCAAAGATGCCCTCTTAAGAGGAGAAGGCATTTTGACAAGCGGTCAATATACTATGGTGCAGTTCGAG CTAATAGGTTGTCTCCCATCGTTGCTTCACATAGATCattggaagaatctgaaaactaTCACG GAAAACTCAGTATCAAGTCCTTCAAGGTACCAGAACTTCTAATTGAGATTCCTGAAACTGCCACTATTGCTTCTCTAAAG GGAAGAGTTATGGAAGCAGTAACAGCGATACTGGGCGGTGGAGTACGTGTGGGTGTTCGTCTCCAAGGGAAGAAGGTTAGAGATGACAGCAAAACCTTATTCCAAGCTGGAATTTATCATGGCAATAAGTGGGGCAAATTGGGATTCGCCTTGGAACCTACTAATTCGACTGCAGCTCAACTTCAGGCCGCAAGTTCTGATGAACCATGCGGCGTTATTCCATGCAACCCAACTGAACAACTAACCAG AGCTGATCCTTTCTTCATACTGACTCAAGTCtcacttgtttttctttggcTGTTTTCATCTAGTCCGCCACCTTCTGTGGCTCCCGCTCATCCCGGGCTAGAGCTTCCGCTATCATCTGTTGTTAATTCTCCTGAAAGTGATCATGATTCT TCACTCTCTCTTGTTGCTGCATCATGGGATAAGACATCAGCTGATTCCAGAGCTCTCATACCTACCCCAGTTCTTAGTAATGGAGGTCTGTCAATGACTTCAATACAAAACCCGAAGCGATCTGAGCTTGCCCATCGCCGGTTACGAAGACCTTTCTCTGTATCTGAAGTGGAAGCCCTTGTACAGGCAGTTGAGAGGCTTGGAACTGGAAG GTGGCGGGATGTCAAAATATGTGCTTTCGACAATGCAAACCATCGTACGTATGTAGATTTGAAG GATAAATGGAAGACATTGGTTCACACTGCAGGGATATCTCCTCAGCAGAGAAGAGGAGAACCCGTCCCCCAGAAGCTCCTCGATCGTGTCCTCATCGCCGATGCTTACTGGTCTCATCAGCAGCGGTTTAAACTTCCGGTTAAACCCCCGCCGACCGATGCCTGCATGTAA
- the LOC120282944 gene encoding uncharacterized protein LOC120282944 — translation MAIASDLDDMVSDGKLPVDPGLNQSNTPDLVASPPDDADLKKGGQQSDRSPTPVNQEPEKVGKRRRRLVKKSSIVISDSEEIPATLEQGEDQKTKKKKRRSSSENMSSKRERKRSKSESKSDIKNNESELREFWEAVAGPDLEDNQEGVKITADDSSSGGKSHKEEEGDETEQFSKRE, via the exons ATGGCAATCGCTTCCGATCT TGATGATATGGTTTCAGATGGGAAGCTGCCTGTGGATCCTGGCCTGAATCAGAGCAATACACCGGATCTGGTAGCATCGCCGCCTGATGATGCTGATCTGAAGAAAGGTGGCCAGCAGAGTGATCGGTCTCCTACGCCGGTGAATCAAGAGCCAGAAAAGGTTGGAAAACGAAGGAGGAGGCTGGTAAAGAAGAGCAGTATTGTTATCAGTGATTCGGAAGAGATCCCTGCCACGTTGGAACAGGGAGAAGAccagaagacgaagaagaagaagaggaggtcCTCATCCGAAAatatgagctcaaaaagagaaCGGAAAAGATCCAAGTCTGAATCAAAGAGcgatattaaaaataatgaatcgGAGTTGAGGGAATTTTGGGAGGCTGTTGCTGGTCCTGATTTGGAG GATAATCAAGAGGGTGTAAAGATCACTGCTGATGACTCAAGTTCTGGTGGGAAATCTCATAAG gaagaagaaggagatgagaCTGAACAATTTTCTAAAAGGgagtaa
- the LOC120282296 gene encoding LOW QUALITY PROTEIN: oxysterol-binding protein-related protein 3A-like (The sequence of the model RefSeq protein was modified relative to this genomic sequence to represent the inferred CDS: deleted 1 base in 1 codon) — MRSGDEKPTEGGGFFAAISSSVRSWGSAMQKSVNGLMGYEGLEVINPEGSTEDAEAEAQRGRWKQEDRDGYWKMMHKYIGADVTSLVTLPVIIFEPMTMLQRMAEILEYTHLLDLADECEDPYMRVAYVSSWAISVYFAYQRTWKPFNPILGETYEMVNHNGITFISEQISHHPPMSAGHAENEHFTYDITSKLKTKFLGNSVEVYPVGRTRVTLKKAGVVFDLVPPPTKVNNLIFGRTWVDSPGEMIMTNLTTGDKAVLYFQPCGWFGAGRYEVDGYVYNASEEPKLLMTGKWNESMSCQPCDLEGEPLPGTELKEIWKVAATPANDKYQYTHFAHKLNSFETAPKKLLASDSRLRPDRYALEKGDMSKSGAEKSRLEEQQRAEKRNREANGHKFTPRWFDLSGEITPTPWGDLEVYEYNGKYTEHRAVVDSSGCHEEVDINSIAFNPWQYGNVSAE; from the exons ATGCGTTCAGGGGATGAGAAGCCCACTGAAGGTGGTGGGTTCTTCGCGGCGATCTCGTCCAGCGTCAGGAGCTGGGGTTCCGCCATGCAGAAATCGGTTAATGG TTTAATGGGTTATGAAGGACTCGAAGTGATAAACCCTGAAGGAAGCACTGAAGATGCTGAAGCAGAAGCCCAAAGGGGGAGGTGGAAACAGGAG GACCGTGATGGTTATTGGAAAATGATGCACAAATACATAGGAGCAGATGTTACGTCATTGGTGACACTTCCGGTTATCATATTTGAACCAATGACCATGCTTCAGAGAATGGCAGAG ATATTGGAATATACTCATTTGTTAGATTTAGCAGATGAATGTGAGGATCCTTACATGCGTGTGGCCTATGTTT CTTCATGGGCAATTTCTGTGTATTTCGCCTATCAGCGGACGTGGAAGCCTTTCAATCCAATCCTTGGAGAAACTTATGAAATGGTCAATCATAATGGTATCACGTTCATTTCAGAACAG ATTAGTCATCATCCTCCGATGAGTGCAGGGCATGCTGAGAATGAGCATTTCACTTATGACATCACTTCTAAATTGAAGACAAAGTTTCTTGGAAATTCAGTAGAAGTATATCCTGTTGGAAG AACAAGGGTGACCCTTAAGAAGGCTGGTGTAGTCTTCGATCTTGTCCCCCCTCCTACAAAGGTTAACAACCTTATTTTTGGTCGCACATGGGTTGATTCACCTGGGGAGATGATTATGACAAATTTGACCACCGGAGACAAGGCCGTGCTATATTTTCAACCATGTGGCTGGTTTGG GGCTGGTCGATATGAAGTTGATGGCTATGTATATAATGCATCAGAGGAACCAAAATTATTGATGACTGGCAAATGGAATGAGTCAATGAGTTGCCAACCTTGTGATCTGGAAGGAGAACCTCTTCCTGGCACAGAATTGAAAGAG atATGGAAAGTTGCAGCTACACCGGCGAACGATAAATACCAGTACACACATTTTGCTCACAAGCTAAACAGCTTCGAGACAGCACCCAAGAAGCTATTGGCATCCGATTCACGACTGCGGCCTGATAGATATGCTCTTGAAAAAGGTGACATGTCCAAGTCTGGTGCAGAAAAAAGCAG ACTGGAGGAACAGCAGAGGGCCGAAAAAAGAAACCGAGAGGCCAATGGGCACAAGTTTACTCCGAGATGGTTCGACTTATCTGGGGAGATTACTCCAACACCATGGGGTGACCTGGAGGTATATGAGTATAATGGTAAGTACACTGAGCATAGGGCAGTAGTTGATAGCTCAGGATGTCAT GAGGAGGTCGATATTAACTCCATCGCGTTCAATCCATGGCAATATGGTAATGTGTCTGCTGAATGA
- the LOC120283038 gene encoding protein IWS1 homolog 1-like: MAQFEVAAEEDAQLNIENQPAINKLKILPQLVEMLAKKRLQQEFLDHGVLSVLRTWLEPLPDGSLPNVNIRTTILEILIELSLGLENFERREQLRKSGLGKMIMFLSKSDEEIKGNKKLAQAIIDKWSRPIFNNSLRYEDVRDVDIASYQRTFAKKPVTKAARLDAMDDDADLVAPPKVVKSLQITSAPQRATLPEKAPLDFLVRPPSKSYPAEIIRAKKAVQDRQTKIDKIFRRMRAGKRSNLHALKLNSKGCEMCTI; the protein is encoded by the exons ATGGCTCAGTTTGAAGTTGCGGCTGAAGAAGATGCTCAATTGAATATAGAAAATCAGCCGGCGATTAACAAACTTAAGATCCTTCCACAGCTTGTAGAGATGCTTGCAAA GAAAAGACTTCAACAGGAATTCCTAGATCATGGAGTACTGTCTGTTTTGAGAACTTGGCTTGAACCCTTACCTGATGGAAGTTTGCCTAACGTCAACATTAGGACGACCATATTGGAGATTTTGATCGAG TTATCCCTTGGTTTAGAAAACTTTGAGAGGAGGGAACAACTAAGGAAGAGTGGCCTCGGAAAG ATGATTATGTTTTTGTCAAAATCTGATGAGGAGATCAAAGGCAATAAAAAGCTTGCTCAAGCAATTATTGATAAAtgg AGTCGTCCAATTTTCAACAATAGCCTTAGATACGAGGATGTACGGGATGTTGATATAGCTTCCTATCAGAGGACATTCGCTAAGAA GCCTGTAACTAAAGCTGCAAGATTGGATGCAATGGATGATGATGCCGATCTGGTTGCACCCCCAAA GGTTGTCAAATCCCTCCAAATAACTTCAGCACCCCAACGTGCTACTCTACCAGAGAAGGCACCTTTGGATTTTTTGGTCCGTCCACCGTCCAAGTCTTATCCTGCGGAAATCATACGAGCTAAGAAGGCTGTGCAAGACCGCCAAACAAAG ATAGATAAAATATTTAGACGGATGAGAGCAGGAAAGAGGTCGAACCTTCATGCATTAAAGCTCAACTCAAAAGGCTGTGAAATGTGCACCATATGA
- the LOC120281623 gene encoding LOW QUALITY PROTEIN: pentatricopeptide repeat-containing protein At2g29760, chloroplastic-like (The sequence of the model RefSeq protein was modified relative to this genomic sequence to represent the inferred CDS: deleted 1 base in 1 codon) codes for MHPFQVSSLPTTGTTSHGFREHPALALLDGYKSIDAARIKQIHAPMLRLSLFSDFHSATRLLTAYSLSPHPNLVYARRVFDQIPQPNLYSWNTLIRAYASSSDPLVALLLLSQMLHCSCFTPDKFTFPFAIKAAAGLSALKVGSALHAMAVKSPFHSDVFVLNSLIHFYAACGELELSYQVFEKTPQKDVVSWNSIIAAFSRAGRCDEALELFSKMECGDLRPNDVTMVSVLSACGKKEDLELGKWIHSYIEMNDIPKDLILINAILDMYVKCGSIEDAKQLFDKMTERDSVSWTTMLAGYAKAGELDAARRVFDSMPQHDIASWNALISGYEQNGQPKEALALFNESQLSDVRPDQVTLVATLSACSQLGALELGCWIHAYMEKNNFNLNFHLTTSLIDMYSKCGDLEKALHVFKSVEKKDVFVWSAMIAGLAMHGKGKAALDLFSQMQDAQIPPNHVTFTNILRACSHAGLVYQGRLFFSQMQPIYGIEPRVEHYGCMVDILGRAGLLEEAEEFIEKMPIQSGASTWGALLAACVLHKNVDLGEYACKRLLELEPGNDGAYVLLSNLYAKTRKWDGVARLRKQMKDTGIKKEPGCSLVEVNGVVHEFLVGDTAHAQSEKIYLKLDEITSKLKEVGYTPDSAQVLQDIEEEEKGTKERALYLHSEKLTIAYGLISIKSPAPIRIAKNLRICDDCHSAAKLISSVYNRQIYLRDRYRFHHFKDGSCSCMDYW; via the exons atgcatCCCTTCCAAGTCTCTAGCCTTCCCACCACCGGCACCACCAGCCATGGTTTCAGGGAGCATCCCGCCCTTGCTCTTCTGGATGGCTATAAATCCATCGACGCAGCACGGATCAAGCAAATCCATGCTCCCATGCTCCGCCTCTCCCTCTTCTCCGACTTTCACAGCGCCACCAGGCTCCTCACTGCCTACTCTCTCTCTCCTCATCCTAACCTCGTCTATGCCCGCAGGGTGTTCGATCAAATTCCCCAACCAAATCTCTACTCTTGGAACACCCTCATCCGTGCTTACGCTTCCAGCTCTGACCCTTTGGTTGCTCTTCTTTTGCTTTCCCAGATGCTGCATTGTAGCTGCTTCACTCCCGATAAGTTCACTTTCCCTTTCGCCATCAAAGCCGCCGCGGGGCTCTCTGCATTGAAGGTGGGCAGCGCTCTTCATGCCATGGCCGTCAAATCCCCTTTCCATTCTGATGTCTTTGTCCTCAATTCTCTTATCCATTTCTACGCAGCTTGTGGTGAATTAGAACTTTCCTACCAGGTGTTCGAGAAAACTCCACAGAAAGATGTTGTTTCATGGAATTCTATCATTGCGGCCTTCTCGCGTGCAGGGCGGTGTGATGAGGCTCTGGAGCTGTTTTCTAAGATGGAATGCGGGGATTTGAGGCCGAATGATGTGACAATGGTGAGTGTTCTCTCGGCTTGTGGGAAGAAGGAAGACTTGGAGCTAGGGAAATGGATCCATTCATACATTGAAATGAATGATATTCCtaaagatttgattttgatcAATGCCATTCTTGACATGTATGTGAAATGTGGAAGCATTGAAGATGCGAAGCAGCTGTTTGACAAAATGACTGAAAGAGATTCCGTCTCTTGGACCACCATGCTTGCTGGGTATGCAAAAGCCGGGGAACTTGATGCTGCCCGCCGTGTTTTTGATAGTATGCCTCAGCATGATATTGCTTCTTGGAATGCACTTATTTCAGGCTATGAACAGAATGGTCAGCCAAAAGAAGCACTAGCTCTTTTCAATGAATCACAACTTTCAGATGTGAGGCCGGATCAGGTCACTCTTGTTGCAACTCTTTCAGCATGTTCCCAGTTGGGTGCATTAGAATTAGGATGCTGGATTCATGCATACATGGAGAAGAATAACTTCAACTTGAACTTTCATCTCACGACATCGCTAATTGACATGTACTCCAAGTGTGGTGACTTGGAGAAGGCACTGCATGTGTTCAAATCTGTTGAAAAGAAAGATGTCTTTGTATGGAGTGCGATGATTGCAGGATTGGCCATGCATGGAAAGGGCAAGGCTGCATTGGATCTTTTTTCGCAAATGCAGGACGCTCAAATTCCACCCAATCATGTGACTTTTACCAATATCCTTCGTGCCTGTAGCCATGCCGGCTTAGTATATCAGGGCAGATTGTTTTTCAGTCAAATGCAACCAATCTATGGTATTGAACCTAGAGTTGAGCATTATGGATGCATGGTTGATATTCTCGGACGTGCTGGCCTTTTAGAAGAAGCTGaggaatttattgaaaaaatgcCAATACAAAGTGGTGCTTCGACTTGGGGGGCATTGCTTGCAGCATGTGTACTTCATAAAAATGTTGATTTGGGTGAATATGCCTGTAAGCGTCTTCTTGAATTGGAGCCAGGAAACGATGGAGCTTATGTTCTTTTGTCTAATTTATATGCG AAAACTAGGAAATGGGATGGAGTTGCAAGGTTGAGAAAGCAGATGAAGGATACAGGGATCAAAAAAGAACCTGGTTGCAGCTTAGTAGAAGTTAATGGTGTTGTTCATGAATTTTTGGTGGGGGATACAGCTCATGCTCAATCAGAGAAGATATACTTGAAATTGGATGAGATCACATCAAAACTAAAAGAAGTGGGCTATACACCTGACTCTGCACAAGTGCTGCAGgatatagaagaagaagaaaaaggtacCAAAGAAAGAGCTCTATATCTACACAGTGAGAAGCTGACAATTGCTTATGGGCTCATTAGCATCAAGTCTCCTGCACCAATCCGTATTGCAAAGAACCTTCGCATCTGTGATGATTGCCATTCTGCTGCCAAACTTATATCAAGTGTTTACAACAGGCAGATATATTTGAGAGATCGCTATCGATTTCACCATTTCAAAGACGGTTCTTGTTCATGTAT